A portion of the Nitrospira sp. genome contains these proteins:
- a CDS encoding integration host factor subunit beta produces the protein MTKAQIIERVSEQVTTLTKRQAEIVVNTIFDCVRDSLKNGDKTEIRGFGSFRLRARRMKEGRNPKTGATVAVPAKKVPFFKAGKELKELLNQ, from the coding sequence ATGACGAAAGCCCAAATCATTGAGCGGGTCTCCGAGCAGGTGACGACTTTGACGAAGCGGCAGGCCGAAATTGTCGTTAACACGATCTTCGACTGCGTGCGGGACTCCTTAAAAAACGGCGACAAAACGGAAATTCGCGGGTTCGGGAGCTTTCGCCTCAGGGCTCGCCGCATGAAGGAAGGCCGTAACCCGAAGACCGGAGCGACGGTGGCCGTGCCCGCCAAGAAAGTCCCGTTCTTCAAGGCCGGCAAGGAACTTAAAGAACTGCTGAATCAGTAG
- the sppA gene encoding signal peptide peptidase SppA, with translation MDQGSTANAGKWPLKRKIFWGVLAVMGVMLFINIFFPDLDLSTEDRIALVRVEGVILDSQSTITELKRFGENPSVKAIVLRIDSPGGGVVPSQEIYDAVQRVRNKNSKAVIASMGTVAASGGYYIASATDRIIANPGTLTGSIGVIMETANVEGLLKKIGVEGIVVKSGKFKDVGSPLRRMSDEERALLQSVMDDVHMQFIDAVAAGRAMEPAAVQALADGRIFTGRQAKEAKLVDELGNLEDAIQLAADLAGIEGEPKVVEPRRRFSIRELIESRLAAVLPRLDFYAGVSLKYLMAF, from the coding sequence ATGGACCAGGGCTCGACGGCGAATGCAGGCAAGTGGCCCCTGAAGCGGAAAATCTTCTGGGGAGTCCTTGCGGTGATGGGGGTGATGCTCTTCATCAATATCTTCTTTCCGGATCTCGACCTTTCGACGGAAGACCGGATTGCGCTCGTGCGCGTGGAAGGCGTCATCTTGGATTCACAATCGACGATCACCGAACTCAAGCGCTTCGGAGAAAATCCTTCCGTCAAGGCCATCGTGTTGCGGATCGACAGTCCCGGCGGAGGCGTCGTGCCGTCACAGGAGATCTACGACGCCGTCCAGCGTGTTCGCAACAAGAACAGCAAGGCCGTCATCGCTTCCATGGGAACGGTTGCCGCGTCAGGCGGCTATTACATCGCGTCGGCGACGGACCGGATCATCGCCAACCCCGGGACGTTGACGGGTAGCATCGGGGTGATCATGGAAACGGCGAACGTCGAAGGCCTATTGAAAAAGATCGGGGTTGAGGGGATCGTCGTTAAGAGCGGAAAATTCAAGGACGTAGGGTCTCCGCTGCGCCGAATGAGCGATGAAGAACGTGCGTTGCTGCAGTCCGTGATGGACGACGTGCACATGCAATTTATCGACGCGGTGGCTGCGGGACGTGCGATGGAGCCTGCGGCGGTTCAAGCGCTTGCGGATGGCCGGATTTTCACGGGGCGTCAGGCCAAGGAGGCCAAGCTGGTCGATGAATTGGGCAATCTCGAGGACGCCATTCAACTGGCTGCGGATTTGGCCGGCATTGAAGGTGAACCGAAGGTGGTTGAGCCGCGCCGGCGGTTTTCGATCAGAGAATTGATCGAATCGCGGCTTGCGGCGGTGTTGCCCAGGCTGGACTTCTATGCGGGAGTCAGTCTCAAGTATCTGATGGCGTTTTAA
- a CDS encoding 30S ribosomal protein S1: MSTVSKSSDQLLDRNALAALYEETFKNLEEGTITEGRVVALTKDKVVVDIGYKSEGMIPSDQFAAEELQQLKIGDCLQVYIEECEDADGNLVLSKEKADKMKIWEELEKLYKEEKSIDGKVVSRIKGGMMVDIGVKAFLPGSQIDLHPVRDLDGLVGRTFPMKIIKINHRRGNVVVSRRVLLEETRDKKRQSTLATLKEGQLIQGMVKNITDYGAFIDLGGIDGLLHITDMSWGRVGHPSEMFNVGDRVEVSVLKYDRETGRISLGLKQKSADPWTSVAAKYPIGTRVRGKVVSLTDYGAFVELEPGVEGLVHVSEMSWTHEVRHPSRVVAIGDQVEAAVLNVDPASRKISLGMKQTAPNPWDMVESKYPTGTRIEGKVKSLTDFGAFVGLDEGIDGLIHISDMSWTKHIKHPSELFKKGQKVEAVVLRIDKEKERLSLGYKQLSRDPWDDEIPSRYRVGDSASGKVSKVADFGIFIELEGGVEGLIHVSEAGLDPSAKLEEKFKVQDEVAAKIIKVDRDERKIALSLRDHQLDSERRHVDEYHAAQGAPDQSLGRAAKQSRKRAAQDEEK; this comes from the coding sequence ATGAGCACGGTTTCGAAATCGAGTGATCAGCTGTTGGACCGCAACGCCTTGGCGGCGCTGTACGAAGAAACGTTCAAGAATCTCGAAGAGGGGACCATTACGGAGGGCCGTGTCGTTGCCCTTACGAAGGACAAGGTGGTCGTCGATATCGGCTACAAGTCCGAGGGGATGATTCCGAGCGATCAGTTTGCGGCGGAAGAGCTGCAGCAGCTTAAGATCGGTGACTGCCTTCAAGTCTACATCGAGGAGTGCGAGGATGCGGACGGCAATCTCGTCTTGTCCAAAGAAAAAGCCGACAAGATGAAGATTTGGGAGGAATTGGAAAAGTTATACAAGGAGGAAAAGAGCATCGACGGCAAGGTGGTCTCCCGGATCAAAGGGGGCATGATGGTGGACATCGGGGTGAAGGCCTTTCTGCCCGGTTCCCAGATCGACCTCCATCCGGTGCGCGACCTCGATGGATTGGTCGGCCGCACGTTTCCCATGAAGATCATCAAGATCAACCATCGTCGCGGCAATGTCGTGGTGTCCCGGCGCGTGCTGTTGGAGGAAACGAGAGACAAGAAGCGACAATCCACCCTCGCGACGCTCAAGGAGGGCCAGCTGATTCAGGGGATGGTGAAGAACATCACCGACTATGGCGCTTTTATTGACCTGGGCGGAATCGACGGGTTGCTGCACATCACCGATATGTCTTGGGGACGGGTGGGCCATCCCTCCGAAATGTTCAACGTGGGAGATCGGGTCGAGGTGAGCGTCCTGAAGTATGATCGGGAGACCGGCCGCATCTCGCTCGGTCTGAAGCAGAAGTCTGCCGACCCTTGGACGAGCGTCGCCGCCAAGTATCCGATCGGCACGCGCGTGCGCGGCAAGGTTGTGAGCCTGACGGACTACGGGGCCTTTGTGGAACTCGAGCCGGGCGTGGAGGGGTTGGTGCACGTGTCGGAAATGTCATGGACCCACGAGGTGCGGCACCCGTCGCGCGTCGTGGCGATCGGAGACCAGGTCGAAGCTGCGGTGTTGAACGTGGATCCTGCCAGCCGAAAGATTTCTCTCGGCATGAAACAGACCGCTCCCAATCCATGGGACATGGTCGAAAGTAAATATCCGACCGGAACCAGGATCGAGGGAAAGGTCAAGAGCCTCACCGATTTTGGGGCTTTCGTCGGCCTGGACGAAGGTATCGACGGCTTGATCCACATTTCCGACATGTCCTGGACCAAGCACATCAAGCATCCGTCCGAGTTGTTCAAGAAGGGCCAGAAGGTGGAAGCTGTCGTGCTCCGGATCGACAAGGAGAAGGAGCGACTTTCACTCGGCTATAAACAGCTGAGCCGCGACCCCTGGGATGACGAAATTCCCAGCCGCTACCGCGTGGGAGATTCCGCAAGCGGGAAGGTCAGCAAGGTCGCAGACTTCGGGATCTTCATCGAGCTGGAAGGCGGAGTCGAAGGGTTGATCCATGTCAGCGAGGCCGGACTTGATCCGAGTGCCAAACTCGAGGAGAAGTTCAAGGTCCAGGATGAAGTCGCAGCCAAGATCATCAAGGTGGATCGTGATGAGCGAAAAATCGCCCTGAGTCTTCGCGACCATCAGCTGGACTCGGAGCGCCGGCACGTGGACGAATATCATGCGGCCCAGGGAGCGCCGGATCAGAGTCTGGGACGCGCGGCCAAACAGAGCCGGAAGCGGGCAGCGCAGGACGAGGAGAAGTAG
- a CDS encoding lysophospholipid acyltransferase family protein: MSSVVYWVLWGLTRVVGWSLLGYRVEGAVPRRGGMLIAANHASYADIPLLGCGMPRRAWYLGRSDLFVPGLKELLQWLGWIPLKLGRLDRRAFDTAVALIQKGKVVVIFPEGGRTLTGQLREAKPGLGMIVAQTGCPVVPAYLKGTYEVLPPGTTRPRRHLVTVRFGEPMTFGRPIDGADAKQFYRHVSRTVMERIAALGGVDPPGHGPAAGAHHAE; this comes from the coding sequence GTGAGTTCGGTGGTGTATTGGGTGCTCTGGGGCCTGACGAGGGTTGTCGGGTGGAGCCTTCTCGGGTACCGGGTCGAGGGGGCGGTTCCCCGCCGGGGCGGGATGCTGATTGCGGCGAACCACGCGAGTTATGCGGACATCCCGCTGCTCGGGTGCGGGATGCCTCGACGCGCATGGTACTTGGGACGTAGCGATCTGTTCGTTCCAGGCTTGAAGGAGCTTCTGCAATGGCTCGGATGGATTCCGCTGAAGCTTGGCCGCTTGGATCGCCGAGCCTTTGACACAGCGGTGGCCTTGATCCAGAAGGGCAAAGTCGTGGTGATATTCCCGGAGGGGGGGCGAACCCTCACCGGACAGCTTCGGGAGGCGAAGCCGGGATTGGGCATGATCGTGGCGCAGACAGGGTGTCCGGTCGTCCCAGCGTACTTGAAGGGCACCTATGAGGTGTTGCCTCCCGGGACGACTCGACCCCGGCGCCACCTTGTGACCGTGCGGTTCGGGGAACCGATGACGTTCGGCCGTCCTATCGACGGAGCGGACGCGAAACAGTTTTATCGGCATGTGAGTCGAACAGTGATGGAACGGATCGCGGCGCTCGGAGGGGTGGACCCTCCGGGCCATGGTCCGGCAGCCGGAGCGCACCACGCTGAGTGA
- the cmk gene encoding (d)CMP kinase translates to MIVAIDGPAGVGKSTVAKLLAGRLKYLYLDTGALYRAVAWTVLQHGVDMADQEAVAALLPVTSLKMEFENDMVVVRVNGTDVTGHLRNPAVSAAASIVSAVPAVRAWLLPVQRRIGEKGSVVAEGRDIGTKVFPSAGVKFFLEADATVRAERRHRELVAAGHSREIEQTSAEMAGRDSRDRTRTVDPLVPAEDAYHIDTSRLSAAEVVDRMMGIIAAKL, encoded by the coding sequence ATGATCGTGGCGATCGACGGACCGGCTGGAGTGGGCAAGAGTACGGTGGCCAAGTTGTTGGCGGGGCGGCTGAAGTATCTGTACTTGGATACCGGTGCGTTGTATCGGGCGGTGGCCTGGACGGTGCTGCAGCACGGCGTCGATATGGCGGATCAGGAGGCGGTCGCGGCGTTGTTGCCCGTGACATCCTTGAAGATGGAGTTCGAGAACGACATGGTTGTCGTACGCGTTAATGGAACGGATGTGACCGGACACCTCCGAAATCCCGCCGTGTCGGCCGCTGCCTCAATCGTGTCCGCTGTTCCGGCCGTTCGCGCCTGGCTGTTGCCGGTTCAGCGGCGCATCGGGGAGAAGGGTTCCGTCGTGGCCGAAGGTCGCGACATCGGAACCAAGGTGTTTCCTTCCGCCGGCGTAAAATTTTTTCTGGAGGCGGATGCAACGGTGCGGGCCGAGCGCCGGCATCGGGAATTGGTGGCGGCTGGGCATTCCCGGGAGATCGAACAGACCAGCGCCGAGATGGCGGGACGCGACAGCAGAGATCGGACGCGTACGGTGGATCCCCTGGTCCCAGCGGAGGATGCATACCACATCGATACCTCTCGATTGTCGGCAGCAGAGGTGGTCGATCGGATGATGGGTATCATTGCGGCGAAGTTGTGA